The following are encoded together in the Camelus ferus isolate YT-003-E chromosome 30, BCGSAC_Cfer_1.0, whole genome shotgun sequence genome:
- the LOC116660609 gene encoding uncharacterized protein LOC116660609 encodes MTKSEFLIFSPKSTPPEHSSSWSMTSGRGARNSRETGCPRGAGNPVAACAPAVCTEAARSEAVRGLRRLVGAPAVFLRQSGRPKAPEWVGAAPSSRPGLGSLLPTPRTVLRGARHLALRAAQAPCPGRRGDRGAWRPAASAQARRAWPRGLAAPGALQRVGRARRGGRKRTPQRQRSRRARATVGGCQPEALELAMLAPPLIPGARLFVWLTWILC; translated from the exons ATGACAAAAAGTGAatttctgatcttttctcctAAATCAACTCCACCTGAGCATTCTTCATCTTGGTCAATG ACCAGCGGGAGGGGCGCTCGGAACTCCCGCGAGACTGGATGCCCACGGGGCGCGGGAAACCCGGTTGCCGCCTGTGCCCCGGCCGTCTGCACGGAGGCTGCGCGAAGCGAGGCTGTGAGAGGCCTGAGGAGGCTGGTGGGAGCCCCGGCGGTCTTCCTCAGACAGTCCGGGAGGCCGAAAGCCCCTGAATGGGTGGGCGCTGCGCCGTCCAGCCGGCCGGGCCTAGGGAGCTTGCTCCCGACGCCGAGAACTGTTCTACGCGGAGCGCGGCACCTGGCCCTCCGGGCGGCCCAGGCTCCGTGCCCGGGACGCAGAGGGGACCGCGGGGCCTGGCGTCCTGCCGCCTCCGCCCAGGCTCGGAGAGCGTGGCCTCGCGGCCTCGCTGCCCCGGGGGCGCTGCAAAGAGTGGGGAGGGCCCGACGAGGGGGCCGCAAGCGGACACCTCAGCGACAGAGGTCTAGACGCGCCCGCGCGACGGTTGGTGGCTGCCAGCCGGAAGCACTGGAGCTAGCGATGCTGG